The following are encoded in a window of Capricornis sumatraensis isolate serow.1 chromosome 7, serow.2, whole genome shotgun sequence genomic DNA:
- the FGFRL1 gene encoding fibroblast growth factor receptor-like 1, protein MTPSPESVLPLLLLLLGALPPAAAARGPPRMADKVVPRQVARLGRTVRLQCPVEGDPPPLTMWTKDGRTIHGGWSRFRVLPQGLKVKEVEPEDAGAYVCKATNGFGSLSVNYTLIVMDDTSPGRESPGHDSSSGGQEDPAGKQWARPRFTQPSKMRRRVIARPVGSSVRLKCVASGHPRPDIMWMKDDQALTRPEAGEHRKKKWTLSLKNLRPEDSGKYTCRVSNRAGAINATYKVDVIQRTRSKPVLTGTHPVNTTVDFGGTTSFQCKVRSDVKPVIQWLKRVEYGAEGRYNSTIDVGGQKFVVLPTGDVWSRPDGSYLNKLLITRARQDDAGMYICLGANTMGYSFRSAFLTVLPDPKPPGPPVAPSSSSTSLPWPVVIGIPAGAVFIVGTVVLWLCQAKKKPCAPAPAPPAPAHRPPATARDRGGDKDLPAPATLGSGPGVGLCEELGPPAAPQHLLGPGSATGPKLYPKLYTDTHTHTHSHTHTHTHSHAEGKVHQHQHIHCQC, encoded by the exons GGCCCCCGAGGATGGCGGACAAGGTGGTCCCGAGGCAGGTGGCCCGGCTAGGCCGCACGGTTCGGCTGCAGTGCCCCGTGGAGGGGGACCCGCCGCCACTGACCATGTGGACCAAGGACGGCCGGACGATCCACGGCGGCTGGAGCCGCTTCCGCGTGCTGCCCCAAGGGCTGAAGGTGAAGGAAGTGGAACCGGAGGATGCTGGTGCCTATGTGTGCAAAGCCACCAACGGCTTCGGGAGCCTCAGCGTCAACTACACGCTCATAGTGATGG ATGACACCAGTCCAGGAAGGGAGAGCCCAGGGCACGACAGCTCCTCTGGGGGCCAGGAAGATCCAGCCGGCAAGCAGTGGG CGCGGCCCCGCTTCACGCAGCCCTCCAAGATGAGGCGCCGCGTGATTGCGCGGCCCGTGGGCAGCTCCGTGCGGCTCAAGTGCGTGGCCAGCGGGCACCCGCGGCCCGATATCATGTGGATGAAGGATGACCAGGCCTTGACCCGCCCGGAGGCGGGCGAGCACAGGAAGAAGAAATGGACGCTGAGCCTGAAGAACCTGCGCCCGGAGGACAGTGGCAAGTACACGTGCCGCGTGTCGAACCGCGCAGGCGCCATCAACGCCACCTACAAGGTGGACGTGATCC AGCGGACGCGTTCCAAGCCTGTGCTCACGGGCACGCACCCCGTGAACACGACGGTGGACTTCGGGGGCACGACATCCTTCCAGTGCAAAGTGCGCAGCGACGTGAAGccggtgatccagtggctgaAGCGCGTGGAGTACGGCGCCGAAGGCCGCTACAACTCCACCATCGACGTGGGCGGCCAGAAGTTCGTGGTGCTGCCCACCGGCGACGTGTGGTCGCGGCCCGACGGCTCCTACCTCAACAAGCTGCTCATCACGCGTGCGCGCCAGGATGACGCGGGCATGTACATCTGCCTGGGAGCCAACACCATGGGCTACAGCTTCCGCAGCGCCTTCCTGACGGTGCTGCCCG ACCCAAAGCCACCAGGGCCGCCCGTGGCCCCCTCGTCCTCCAGCACCAGCCTGCCGTGGCCGGTGGTCATCGGCATCCCAGCCGGCGCGGTCTTCATCGTGGGCACCGTGGTCCTGTGGCTCTGCCAGGCCAAGAAGAAGCCGTGCGCCCCGGCCCCGGCTCCCCCGGCCCCTGCACATCGCCCGCCCGCCACAGCCCGCGACCGCGGCGGGGATAAGGACCTGCCTGCCCCCGCCACCCTGGGCTCCGGCCCCGGAGTGGGGCTGTGTGAGGAGCTCGGGCCCCCGGCTGCCCCCCAACACCTGCTGGGCCCCGGCTCAGCCACCGGCCCCAAGCTTTACCCCAAACTCtacacagacacgcacacgcacacacactcacacacacacacacacacacactcacacgcggAGGGCAAAGTCCACCAGCATCAGCACATCCACTGCCAGTGCTAG